The proteins below are encoded in one region of Neofelis nebulosa isolate mNeoNeb1 chromosome 17, mNeoNeb1.pri, whole genome shotgun sequence:
- the CMTR2 gene encoding cap-specific mRNA (nucleoside-2'-O-)-methyltransferase 2 — protein sequence MSKCRKPPLGSSPETFSPDVVADIFELFAKNFSYGKPLNNEWQLPDPGEIFTCDHTEFNALLDLKNSLNEVKNLLSDKKLDEWHEHTAFTNKAGKIISHVKKSVNAELCTQAWCKFHEILCSFPLIPQEAFQNGKLNSLHLCEAPGAFIASLNHYLKSHRFPCDWSWVANTLNPYHEANDNLMMIMDDRLIANTLHWWYFGPDNTGDIMNLKYLTGLQNFISNMATIHLITADGSFDCQGNPGEQEALVSSLHYCEVVTALTTLGNGGSFVLKMFTLFEHCSINLMYLLNCSFDQVHVFKPATSKAGNSEVYVVCLRYKGREAIHPLLSKMVLNFGTEMTQKALFPHHVIPESFLKRHEECCMFFHKYQLETISENIRLFQCMGKGEQIKLNTLRDCAVQYFMEKFQLKPLSRNNWLVKKSSIGCSTNTKRFGQRNRYFKTYNERKMLETLSWKDKVAKGYFNSWAEEHAVYHSGQSSLLEGTASSLECHLWHILEGKKLPKVKCSPFCDGEILKALNEAIEKSLGGALNLDSKFWPKQQDYCSCHIFTEELIFTELFSLTKCLQDEQVVEPSNRIKCLLVGFPTLSDIKTHIPLEVQFLEPAELMTCSCSLLHDGDPIYQQLFLDCFLRALQQLQTGDAMILPVLSCFTRFMAGLIFVLHNCFRFITFSCPTSSEPLKTCAVLLCVGYQDLPNPVFQYLQNVNDLLSSLLNSDAPQQVLQFVPMEVLLKGALLDFLWDLNAAIAKRHLHVIIQGEREEIISSLQL from the coding sequence atgagtAAGTGCAGAAAACCAcccctgggttcaagtcctgagaCATTCAGCCCAGATGTTGTTGCTGACATTTTTGAACTCTTTGCCAAGAACTTTTCTTATGGCAAGCCACTTAATAACGAGTGGCAATTACCAGATCCCGGTGAGATTTTCACTTGTGACCACACGGAATTTAATGCATTGCTTGACTTGAAGAACTCCCTAAATGAAGTAAAAAACCTACTGAGTGACAAGAAATTGGATGAGTGGCATGAACACACTGCTTTTactaataaagctggaaaaataatttctcatgtGAAAAAATCTGTGAACGCTGAACTTTGTACTCAAGCGTGGTGTAAGTTTCATGAAATTTTGTGCAGCTTTCCACTTATTCCACAGGAAGCTTTTCAGAATGGAAAACTGAATTCCCTACACCTTTGTGAAGCTCCTGGAGCTTTTATAGCTAGTCTCAATCACTACTTAAAATCCCATCGGTTCCCCTGTGATTGGAGTTGGGTAGCTAATACTTTGAATCCATACCATGAAGCAAATGACAATCTTATGATGATTATGGATGACCGACTTATAGCAAATACCTTGCATTGGTGGTACTTTGGTCCAGATAACACCGGTGATATCATGAACTTGAAATATCTGACTGGACTTCAGAATTTCATAAGCAACATGGCTACCATTCACTTGATCACTGCAGATGGGAGTTTTGATTGCCAAGGAAACCCAGGTGAACAAGAAGCTTTAGTCTCTTCTTTGCATTACTGTGAAGTTGTCACTGCTCTGACGACTCTTGGAAATGGTGGCTCTTTTGTTCTGAAGATGTTTACTTTGTTTGAACATTGTTCCATAAACCTGATGTACCTGCTAAACTGTTCTTTTGACCAAGTCCATGTTTTCAAACCTGCTACTAGCAAGGCAGGAAACTCAGAAGTCTATGTGGTATGTCTCCGTTATAAGGGAAGAGAGGCAATCCATCCTCTGTTATCTAAGATGGTGCTGAACTTTGGGACTGAAATGACCCAGAAAGCTCTCTTTCCCCATCATGTGATTCCTGAATCTTTTCTTAAAAGGCATGAAGAATGTTGTATGTTCTTTCATAAATACCAGCTAGAGACTATTTCTGAGAACATTCGTCTGTTTCAGTGCATGGGAAAAGGGGAACAAATAAAACTGAATACTTTAAGGGACTGTGCTGTTCAATATTTTATGGAAAAGTTTCAGTTGAAGCCTCTTTCCAGAAATAATTGGCTAGTGAAAAAATCTAGTATTGGTTGTAGTACAAATACAAAACGGTTTGGGCAGaggaacagatattttaaaacctataatgaaaggaaaatgctGGAAACCCTTTCATGGAAAGATAAGGTGGCCAAAGGATACTTTAATAGTTGGGCGGAAGAACATGCTGTGTATCATTCTGGGCAGAGTTCTCTCTTAGAAGGGACAGCTTCCAGTCTTGAGTGTCACTTATGGCATATTTTAGAGGGAAAGAAACTGCCAAAGGTAAAGTGTTCTCCTTTCTGTGATGGTGAAATTTTAAAGGCTCTTAATGAAGCAATTGAAAAGTCATTAGGAGGAGCCTTGAATTTGGATTCCAAGTTCTGGCCCAAACAGCAGGATTATTGTTCTTGTCATATTTTTACTGAAGAACTGATATTTACTGAGTTGTTTAGCCTTACCAAGTGCCTTCAGGATGAGCAGGTCGTAGAACCCAGCAACCGAATAAAGTGCCTGCTTGTGGGCTTTCCAACCCTCAGTGACATCAAAACGCATATACCGTTGGAAGTTCAGTTCTTGGAACCAGCGGAACTCATGACTTGCAGCTGTTCGTTGCTTCATGATGGAGACCCAATTTACCAGCAGCTGTTTTTGGACTGCTTTCTACGTGCGTTGCAGCAGCTTCAGACAGGAGATGCTATGATTTTGCCTGTACTTTCTTGTTTTACGAGATTTATGGCTGGTTTGATTTTTGTACTCCACAATTGTTTTAGATTCATCACATTTTCTTGTCCCACTTCCTCTGAGCCCCTGAAGACCTGTGCAGTCCTGCTGTGTGTGGGTTACCAGGACCTTCCGAATCCAGTTTTCCAGTATCTGCAGAATGTGAATGACTTGTTGAGCTCTTTGCTGAATTCTGATGCACCCCAGCAGGTTTTACAGTTTGTGCCAATGGAGGTGCTCCTTAAGGGGGCACTGCTTGATTTTTTGTGGGATTTGAATGCTGCCATTGCTAAAAGGCATTTGCATGTGATtattcaaggagagagagaagaaatcatcAGCAGCCTTCAGCTATGA